A single genomic interval of Amblyomma americanum isolate KBUSLIRL-KWMA chromosome 11, ASM5285725v1, whole genome shotgun sequence harbors:
- the LOC144110680 gene encoding inactive selenide, water dikinase-like protein isoform X1 yields MDSSVVPLGDSGYSLVQTIDYFYPSVEDPYQAGKIACANVLSDLYALGVTRCDNMLMVMAVSTKLTEKQRDIVVPLLIKGIKDLAEQAGTKVTGGQTVLNPWPMIGGVASSVCKESEIISPDNAQPGDVLVLTKPLGTQVAVNAHQWLEKPERRAQLDKAGISEEDVRRVYFRAMDCMARLNLTGARLMHKHSCHGATDVTGFGLLGHAQNLVQVQQRSVGFVIHTLPIIAKVPALLAATGTSFKLMQGYSAETSGGLLMCLPKENAEAYCKEIEQQERDTEPQGPQVFCCCSGVVGQGTLLLRAFPQNPNFNFQFSLSSFLPSFIPSFRCERLLCYFLSSKSKQNK; encoded by the exons ATGGATTCCAGTGTTGTGCCCCTTGGTGATTCTGGTTATTCTCTGGTTCAAACTATTGATTACTTCTATCCATCTGTTGAAGACCCCTACCAAGCC GGCAAGATAGCGTGTGCCAATGTGCTGTCCGATCTTTATGCACTTGGCGTGACCCGCTGCGATAACATGCTGATGGTAATGGCTGTCAGCACCAAGCTCACTGAAAAACAGAGGGACATTGTCGTGCCTCTTCTCATCAAGGGAATCAAG GACTTGGCTGAACAAGCAGGCACAAAGGTCACCGGAGGGCAGACTGTGCTCAATCCTTGGCCTATGATTGGTGGTGTGGCATCATCAGTCTGCAAGGAGTCTGAAATCATCTC GCCAGACAATGCACAGCCTGGAGACGTGCTGGTACTGACCAAGCCCCTTGGCACCCAGGTGGCAGTGAACGCTCACCAGTGGCTGGAGAAGCCGGAGCGCCGTGCTCAGCTGGACAAGGCTGGCATCAGTGAAGAAGATGTACGCAGGGTCTACTTCCGTGCAATGGACTGCATGGCACGTCTCAATCTCACTG GAGCTCGGCTAATGCACAAGCATAGCTGCCACGGTGCCACCGACGTGACAGGCTTCGGTCTGCTCGGCCACGCCCAGAACTTGGTGCAGGTGCAGCAGCGCTCAGTGGGGTTTGTGATCCACACGCTGCCCATCATAGCCAAAGTTCCTGCCCTGCTGGCCGCCACGGGCACCTCCTTCAAACTAATGCAGGGGTATTCGGCCGAGACCTCTG GTGGACTGCTGATGTGTCTTCCAAAGGAGAATGCGGAAGCATATTGCAAAGAAATTGAGCAGCAGGAGAGGGATACTGAGCCACAGGGGCCACAAGTGTTCTGCTGTTGCTCAGGGGTTGTAGGTCAGGGCACACTGTTGCTCagggcctttcctcaaaatccaaatttcaattttcagttttctctttcctctttccttccctcctttatcccttcctttagatGTGAGAggttactgtgctatttcctttcctcaaaaagcaaacaaaacaagtga
- the LOC144110680 gene encoding inactive selenide, water dikinase-like protein isoform X2 codes for MDSSVVPLGDSGYSLVQTIDYFYPSVEDPYQAGKIACANVLSDLYALGVTRCDNMLMVMAVSTKLTEKQRDIVVPLLIKGIKDLAEQAGTKVTGGQTVLNPWPMIGGVASSVCKESEIISPDNAQPGDVLVLTKPLGTQVAVNAHQWLEKPERRAQLDKAGISEEDVRRVYFRAMDCMARLNLTGARLMHKHSCHGATDVTGFGLLGHAQNLVQVQQRSVGFVIHTLPIIAKVPALLAATGTSFKLMQGYSAETSGGLLMCLPKENAEAYCKEIEQQEGYPAWIIGDVIEGERVARLTDSPRVLEVPSADKESELW; via the exons ATGGATTCCAGTGTTGTGCCCCTTGGTGATTCTGGTTATTCTCTGGTTCAAACTATTGATTACTTCTATCCATCTGTTGAAGACCCCTACCAAGCC GGCAAGATAGCGTGTGCCAATGTGCTGTCCGATCTTTATGCACTTGGCGTGACCCGCTGCGATAACATGCTGATGGTAATGGCTGTCAGCACCAAGCTCACTGAAAAACAGAGGGACATTGTCGTGCCTCTTCTCATCAAGGGAATCAAG GACTTGGCTGAACAAGCAGGCACAAAGGTCACCGGAGGGCAGACTGTGCTCAATCCTTGGCCTATGATTGGTGGTGTGGCATCATCAGTCTGCAAGGAGTCTGAAATCATCTC GCCAGACAATGCACAGCCTGGAGACGTGCTGGTACTGACCAAGCCCCTTGGCACCCAGGTGGCAGTGAACGCTCACCAGTGGCTGGAGAAGCCGGAGCGCCGTGCTCAGCTGGACAAGGCTGGCATCAGTGAAGAAGATGTACGCAGGGTCTACTTCCGTGCAATGGACTGCATGGCACGTCTCAATCTCACTG GAGCTCGGCTAATGCACAAGCATAGCTGCCACGGTGCCACCGACGTGACAGGCTTCGGTCTGCTCGGCCACGCCCAGAACTTGGTGCAGGTGCAGCAGCGCTCAGTGGGGTTTGTGATCCACACGCTGCCCATCATAGCCAAAGTTCCTGCCCTGCTGGCCGCCACGGGCACCTCCTTCAAACTAATGCAGGGGTATTCGGCCGAGACCTCTG GTGGACTGCTGATGTGCCTtccaaaggagaatgccgaagcaTATTGCAAAGAAATTGAGCAGCAGGAGGGATACCCAGCTTGGATCATAGGGGATGTTATTGAAGGGGAGCGGGTAGCAAGGCTGACGGACTCTCCACGTGTGCTCGAAGTGCCTTCAGCCGACAAGGAGTCTGAGCTGTGGTAA